In one window of Vulpes vulpes isolate BD-2025 chromosome 1, VulVul3, whole genome shotgun sequence DNA:
- the RIPPLY2 gene encoding protein ripply2 translates to MLISVDGIGTAAPARQPKIFRACSRSSAVSVKPLETDTTVSEAKAAKIRVGSFRPALTLPERGFKAIPFSVASSRLGADLDPAWMQLGSSLDAELAAGTTFQKASEIHKMCRIASFYLLLDSWKLAARANVVFPPRPCVAGRLTPARRNPFPSHLGAARVRTAARPIPPSRATFLFMRLAGERGAGREGGSHRVGRQQAAGAADIKPRARARPASRQPPPALPRRAMETGGPSASGPGGGEGEGEGERAHRRRLQPAGPDRPTRRGGARSGGRASPSPSPSRSPAPAPASPRLLPSALHPAPARGPRRSAGFWRPWADARGSREEGAPPPAAEAMPDSPGVTEASGKLSQYRHPVRLFWPKSKCYDYLYQEAEALLKNFPIQATISFYEDSDSEDEIEELICEN, encoded by the exons ATGCTGATCAGTGTCGATGGTATTGGAACAGCTGCCCCAGCCAGGCAGCCAAAGATATTCAGGGCCTGCTCAAGGTCAAGTGCTGTCAGTGTGAAGCCACTGGAAACCGACACAACAGTTTCTGAAGCTAAGGCTGCAAAAATCA GAGTCGGTTCATTTCGCCCAGCTCTTACTCTGCCAGAAAGAGGATTTAAGGCCATTCCTTTCAGTGTAGCCTCATCCCGGCTTGGAGCAGACTTGGATCCAGCTTGGATGCAGCTTGGATCCAGCTTGGATGCAGAGCTTGCTGCAGGGACCACATTCCAAAAGGCCTCGG aaatacaCAAAATGTGTAGAATCGCTTCGTTTTATCTCCTCCTGGACTCTTGGAAATTGGCTGCTCGGGCGAATGTTGTTTTTCCCCCGCGGCCATGTGTCGCAGGGCGATTAACGCCAGCTCGGCGCAACCCATTCCCGAGCCATTTGGGAGCTGCACGCGTTCGCACCGCGGCCCGGCCCATTCCGCCTTCACGCGCAACCTTTTTGTTTATGCGGCTCGCGGGGgagagaggggcggggagggagggaggcagccacCGCGTCGGGAGGCAGCAGGCGGCCGGGGCTGCAGATATAAAGCCCAGGGCTCGGGCCCGGCCCGCGAGCCGGCAGCCGCCTCCCGCTCTGCCCCGCCGCGCCATGGAAACCGGGGGACCCTCGGCGAGCGGACCGGGcgggggcgagggcgagggcgagggcgagcgCGCGCACcgccgccgcctgcagcccgcggGGCCCGACCGCCCGACGCGGCGCGGGGGCGCGCGCTCCGGCGGccgcgcctccccctccccctccccgtcccgctccccggccccggcgcccgcGTCCCCGCGGCTCCTCCCCTCCGCTCTCCACCCCGCACCCGCCCGGGGTCCCCGCAGATCCGCAGGCTTCTGGAGACCGTGGGCTGACGCCAGAGgctccagggaggagggggcgccgccacCCGCGGCGGAGGCG ATGCCGGACAGCCCCGGGGTGACCGAAGCCTCAGGAAAGCTTTCTCAATACAGACACCCAGTCAG ACTATTTTGGCCAAAATCAAAGTGTTATGATTACTTATATCAAGAAGCAGAAGCTCTTCTGAAAAATTTTCCAATTCAAGCcacaatttcattttatgaagaTTCTGATAGTGAAGATGAAATTGAGGAGCTGATCTGTGAAAATTAA